DNA sequence from the Streptomyces sp. NBC_01497 genome:
AGTCTCCCCACCCCGGCGCGAAGGCCAGCCGGCTCAGGACGTCCACCGCGGCCATGATCCGTTCCGGATCGACGTCGGCGAGACTTTCGGCCAGTCTCGCCTGCGCAGCCCGTGTCACCCGCGCCAGCGTGTCCAGCCCCCGCCGCGTCGGCGCGATCAGCTGGACGCGCCGGTCGTCGTCACCCGCCACCCGCTCCACGAGTCCCTGCTCGGCCAACTGACTCACCTGGCGCGTCACATGGGGATGTCGGACATCCAGCCGCCGCGCCAACTCCCCCACGCGTAACGGCTCGGCCTCCTCCGCCAGCACGCGCAGCAGCGCCAGGCCCGGGCGGTCGACGGGCACGCCCGCCGCGGCGACCAGCCGCGCGTGGACGCGCGTGCGCGTCAGGCTGTACGCCAAGGCGCTCAGTACGGGCTCCAGGGCAGCGATGCTTTGCGCACGGGACGGGGCCGACCCCGGAGTTGTCTCCACGCAGGCATCATGCCGGGCCGACCGTTTCCGGCCAACCATTCGCGCGAACGCCCGAGGCCCCATTGCACGGACCCGGCCCTCGGCGTATCACGTACTTAGGGTACGTAATGAAGGAGAAGCGCCATGCACATCGAGATCGATCAGGACCGCTGCTGCGCCGCGGGACAGTGCGTCCTCGCCGCGGACGACATCTTCGACCAACGCGACGACGACGGCGTGGTCGTCCTGCTGGACCGCGTCCCGGACGACGCCGACGCCCTGGCCCGCGCGCAGGAGGCGGCCACGCTCTGCCCCGCGGGCGCCATCGCCGTCCAGGGCTGATCCTCCTCAGGGCCGACGTTCAGACCCGGCACCTCCCGGCCCGACCCAGCCGGCCCGGGCCCCCGCGCACCTCACGGCCCGGGCCCCCGCCGGCCTCCGCACCACCCGACCCGCTCACCCCCCACGTCAGTCAGGAGCACCCCACCCATGACGGAGACAGTCCTTACCGGCACCGACACCGACACCGGATCCGCAGGCCGCGCCACCGCACTCGACGACGGCCGGACCGAGCAGCACCCGCGCTTCCCCCTGGCCCGCGCCACTGGCTGCCCCTTCGACCCGCCGCCCGAGCTCGCCGGACTGCGGGAGCACGAGCCCTTCTCCCGCGTCCGGATCTGGGACGGCACGCCCGCCTGGCTCATCACGCGCTACCAGGACCAGCGCACGATCCTCGCGGACGACCGCTTCAGCGCCAACGCCTCCCGGCCGGGCTTCCCCACCCAGAGTCCCGGCATCGCCGCCCGGCGCACCAGCGGCAACCCGCTGCCCTTCATCACCATGGACGACCCGGACCACAACCGGGTCCGCCGCATGTTCACCTCGTACTTCTCCGTCAAGCGCGCCCGCGCCCTCGTACCGCGCCTGACCGAGATCATCGACGGCCTGCTGGACGACATGGAGCGCACGGGCGGACCCGTCGACCTGGTCTCGGCCTTCGCGCTGCCGCTGCCCTCCCTCGTGATCGCGGAGATCCTCGGCGTGCCGCGCGAGGACCAGCACCTGTTCCAGAGCAGGTCCCGGGTGCTGATCTCGATGAAGGCCACCGCCGAGG
Encoded proteins:
- a CDS encoding MarR family winged helix-turn-helix transcriptional regulator, which gives rise to METTPGSAPSRAQSIAALEPVLSALAYSLTRTRVHARLVAAAGVPVDRPGLALLRVLAEEAEPLRVGELARRLDVRHPHVTRQVSQLAEQGLVERVAGDDDRRVQLIAPTRRGLDTLARVTRAAQARLAESLADVDPERIMAAVDVLSRLAFAPGWGDSDEDEEDAPAGTGGALAVRDGGPGSVAGAGSGPGTGGTYAGTGGAGSPKNPEGPGHPGYPEGPGSTGHHRSYGSHGSHGGSHGNPGSPGHSGDAGSPGNRGDFGGSGPAVSGAGPEPDAESAEGPETRG
- a CDS encoding ferredoxin produces the protein MHIEIDQDRCCAAGQCVLAADDIFDQRDDDGVVVLLDRVPDDADALARAQEAATLCPAGAIAVQG